From the genome of Persephonella atlantica:
TCACAGAGAATAGCAGAGATTTCAATCCCTGAACTTTCTTACTACAAAAAAACCGTTTCTGAAAAGTCCAGATATAACTACTATATTCTAAAAGGAAAAAAAGCAGAAATAGAAGGAAAATACATAGATGCAATCAGTTTTTACAGGAAAGCATGGAAAATATCAAAAAAAGAGCCTTCCCTCCTGTACAGATTAGCTCTGCTGCACTTTAAAATCGGTTATTATAAAGGAGCTGAAAAATATGCAAAACAGTTTTTAAACATTAACAAAAAACATTTAAAGGGACTGTTACTACTGGCAAAAACATACGAAAAGTTAGGTAAAACAAAAAAAGCACGAATTATATTAGAAGAAGCCTACTTTCAGTATCCTGAGAACAAAGATGTTCTTGAGAATTTAGGCAGAATTTATGAAAAGGAAAACGCACTGGTAATAGCAAAAGATATATACAAAATACTGGCAGATATGGGATATATAGAAGGAAAGTTAGGACTTGCAAGGGTTTATGAAAAACTCAACGAAAAAAAATCTGCCCTGAAGATATACAGAGAGCTTTTTAATGACCCTAACATTCCAGAATCGCTAAGGTCAAAGATTGAAAATAAAATTATTTCCTTAGAATAGGTCAGTCCTTAATTTCTCCTGTAAGATACAGATCAATAATGTTGCACAACGCGTGTTCTAAGGTTAGGTGAACTTCCTGAATACGAGCTGTCCTGCTGTGATTAACAATAAAGGCTGTATCCACAATATCTTTGAGTTTCCCTCCATCTTTTCCTAAAAAACCTACCGTAAAAATACCCATTCTTTTTGCCGTTTCTACAGCTCTTATGACATTCTCAGAGTTTCCACTGGTAGATATACCTATCAAGATATCACCTTTCTGTCCCAGTGCTT
Proteins encoded in this window:
- a CDS encoding tetratricopeptide repeat protein; amino-acid sequence: MSKTGKFLKQHENTEVEKELADIHPFSQVKPRKRKKLFIGILVISFIIIYSIIGFLILSDFEKKENVVKDNKKVEKKEIPEPKQSFELNIDNIKNQLSQRIAEISIPELSYYKKTVSEKSRYNYYILKGKKAEIEGKYIDAISFYRKAWKISKKEPSLLYRLALLHFKIGYYKGAEKYAKQFLNINKKHLKGLLLLAKTYEKLGKTKKARIILEEAYFQYPENKDVLENLGRIYEKENALVIAKDIYKILADMGYIEGKLGLARVYEKLNEKKSALKIYRELFNDPNIPESLRSKIENKIISLE